In a single window of the Spodoptera frugiperda isolate SF20-4 chromosome 19, AGI-APGP_CSIRO_Sfru_2.0, whole genome shotgun sequence genome:
- the LOC126911874 gene encoding nuclear apoptosis-inducing factor 1-like isoform X1, translating into MRTSQLQYEIMVEFMERNGDLSKPSGGPRGRSYIQAKWKELTSKLNCEGSGEPRSEEKWRKVWSDYKNNCKKKCAKISRAASGTGGGPALQLCLTDLENRVMQIVGVQAATGMAVQEAGFNLVEDGDGTEALTATIVIEEQDKDWNIPGTSSEPTVFPPFTVPHEACPSPVPPPTPPTPPTTNPPIEEESWKPPPAKKAKASLIKMCVENDRNAREYAREREKRYDMIEQERLDLQREELRIREMDIRERVRQRDAELSLQAQWQEITKEALNVLKKFLEKKED; encoded by the exons ATGAGGACAAGTCAACTCCAATATGAAATAATGGTGGAATTCATGGAAAG GAATGGGGATTTGTCTAAACCCTCGGGCGGCCCCCGGGGTCGCAGTTACATCCAGGCCAAATGGAAGGAGCTGACCTCAAAATTAAACTGTGAAGGCTCGGGAGAACCTAGGTCTGAGGAAAAGTGGAGAAAA GTTTGGagcgattacaaaaataactgcAAAAAGAAGTGTGCGAAAATTAGCAGGGCAGCTAGTGGCACTGGTGGTGGGCCTGCACTCCAATTATGTTTGACTGACCTTGAAAACAGGGTCATGCAAATAGTTGGAGTGCAAGCGGCTACTGGCATGGCAGTGCAAGAAGCTGGCTTTAATTTG GTGGAAGATGGTGATGGAACAGAGGCTCTAACTGCAACCATAGTAATTGAAGAACAAGATaagg ATTGGAATATTCCTGGGACCAGCAGCGAGCCAACTGTATTCCCACCTTTCACCGTTCCCCACGAAGCCTGCCCTTCGCCAGTGCCTCCACCAACACCACCaacaccaccaaccaccaatcCTCCAATCGAGGAAGAGAGCTGGAAGCCTCCACCAGCAAAAAAGGCCAAGgctagtttaattaaaatgtgtgtAGAGAATGACAGGAATGCTAGAGAGTATGCTAGAGAGCGTGAGAAAAGATATGATATGATAGAACAAGAGCGTTTGGATTTGCAACGAGAGGAGTTAAGAATAAGAGAGATGGATATACGAGAGAGGGTAAGACAGAGAGATGCAGAGCTCTCTTTACAGGCTCAGTGGCAGGAGATTACGAAAGAGGCActgaatgttttaaaaaaatttttagaaaaaaaggaagattag
- the LOC126911874 gene encoding MAP7 domain-containing protein 1-like isoform X2 has translation MRTSQLQYEIMVEFMERNGDLSKPSGGPRGRSYIQAKWKELTSKLNCEGSGEPRSEEKWRKVEDGDGTEALTATIVIEEQDKDWNIPGTSSEPTVFPPFTVPHEACPSPVPPPTPPTPPTTNPPIEEESWKPPPAKKAKASLIKMCVENDRNAREYAREREKRYDMIEQERLDLQREELRIREMDIRERVRQRDAELSLQAQWQEITKEALNVLKKFLEKKED, from the exons ATGAGGACAAGTCAACTCCAATATGAAATAATGGTGGAATTCATGGAAAG GAATGGGGATTTGTCTAAACCCTCGGGCGGCCCCCGGGGTCGCAGTTACATCCAGGCCAAATGGAAGGAGCTGACCTCAAAATTAAACTGTGAAGGCTCGGGAGAACCTAGGTCTGAGGAAAAGTGGAGAAAA GTGGAAGATGGTGATGGAACAGAGGCTCTAACTGCAACCATAGTAATTGAAGAACAAGATaagg ATTGGAATATTCCTGGGACCAGCAGCGAGCCAACTGTATTCCCACCTTTCACCGTTCCCCACGAAGCCTGCCCTTCGCCAGTGCCTCCACCAACACCACCaacaccaccaaccaccaatcCTCCAATCGAGGAAGAGAGCTGGAAGCCTCCACCAGCAAAAAAGGCCAAGgctagtttaattaaaatgtgtgtAGAGAATGACAGGAATGCTAGAGAGTATGCTAGAGAGCGTGAGAAAAGATATGATATGATAGAACAAGAGCGTTTGGATTTGCAACGAGAGGAGTTAAGAATAAGAGAGATGGATATACGAGAGAGGGTAAGACAGAGAGATGCAGAGCTCTCTTTACAGGCTCAGTGGCAGGAGATTACGAAAGAGGCActgaatgttttaaaaaaatttttagaaaaaaaggaagattag
- the LOC118271518 gene encoding LOW QUALITY PROTEIN: putative nuclease HARBI1 (The sequence of the model RefSeq protein was modified relative to this genomic sequence to represent the inferred CDS: inserted 1 base in 1 codon) yields MPRPPLYQQSTTSTLLAAILLGEDDLRETTEIRRRAILRKSVNPMDITDTEFKNRYRLTKDAFKFLCEQLKAKSNLKASSRVSFELKVLSALSFYATGSYQRLVGNAKYLGQTTVSKCVKEVTEALISPRILNTFIKFPKSRLERDAVKNKFFSKYGFPGVVGCIDGCHFHIFTPNKEREHLFYCRKHFHSLNVQMICDSDCRILNVNAKYGGATHDAFIWDNSGANSYMQELHRNHEQVWLLGDSGYPQRPWLMTPILDAVEGTPASKYNVVHGKTRVVVENTFGRLKNRWRCLSKDRTLHYTPEKCAKIIMACCVLHNLAINFNVPEPQSEATTTVHPQGSPDTSTEANHENERGDDLVXGRALRNILVARINRLHT; encoded by the exons atgccaagaCCGCCGTTGTATCAGCAAAGTACAACAAGTACTTTGCTTGCTGCTATTTTACTTGGAGAAGATGATTTAAGAGAAACTAC CGAAATCCGACGCCGAGCTATACTCAGAAAGTCGGTAAATCCAATGGATATTACCGACACTGAGTTTAAAAACAGGTACAGGCTGACTAAAGATGCTTTCAAGTTCCTTTGTGAACAATTAAAAGCAAAATCGAATTTGAAAGCAAGTTCAAGAGTCAGTTTTGAGCTTAAG GTTCTTAGTGCGCTATCCTTTTATGCCACTGGATCTTACCAGCGTTTGGTTGGCAATGCTAAGTATTTGGGCCAAACCACTGTAAGCAAATGTGTCAAAGAAGTGACTGAAGCACTTATATCCCCTAGGATATTAAACACTTTTATAAAATTCCCAAAGTCAAGACTTGAAAGAGATGCAGTAAAAAACAA ATTTTTTTCCAAGTATGGCTTTCCTGGTGTGGTAGGATGTATTGATGGCTGCcactttcatatttttacacCAAACAAGGAGAGGGAACATTTGTTTTACTGCCGAAAACATTTCCATTCTCTGAATGTGCAAATG ATTTGTGACAGTGACTGCCggatattaaatgtaaatgccAAATATGGAGGAGCCACGCATGATGCCTTTATTTGGGATAACAGTGGAGCCAATAGCTACATGCAGGAGTTACACCGGAACCATGAACAAGTATGGTTGTTAG GTGATTCTGGCTACCCTCAGCGACCATGGCTAATGACGCCCATTTTGGATGCGGTAGAGGGAACTCCTGCGTCCAAATATAATGTGGTGCACGGAAAAACCAGGGTTGTGGTCGAAAACACGTTTGGACGCCTGAAAAACCGGTGGCGATGCTTATCCAAAGACCGCACACTGCATTATACCCCTGAAAAATGTGCGAAAATCATAATGGCTTGTTGTGTCTTACACAATTTggctattaattttaatgtacctgAGCCACAATCAGAAGCAACCACAACAGTCCACCCACAAGGTTCACCTGATACCTCTACTGAGGCAAATCATGAAAATGAAAGAGGAGATGATTTGG AGGGAAGGGCACTTCGCAACATTTTGGTTGCCAGAATAAATAGACTTCATACTTAA